The following coding sequences are from one Nicotiana tabacum cultivar K326 chromosome 1, ASM71507v2, whole genome shotgun sequence window:
- the LOC107812803 gene encoding uncharacterized protein LOC107812803, whose translation MAYTLPNLSTNLLHSKDKLPVVHHHHHHLSPLSSASSSDLLLDIPLLSASARVVQVNRAPPSLQKERNNDHNNDDFYVNLGLAVRTLREDLPLIFTKDLNYDIYRDDITFVDPLNTFNGIERYRLIFWALRFHGRILFREISLQVMRIWQPSENVILIRWNLTGIPRVPWEAKGQFQGTSTYKLDRTGKIYEHKVDNLAFNFPQPLRPVSPSVLDLVTATPNPTFSLDSNSPSSSWLLFYRSVKETLDRQSPLIAQDCLLTCP comes from the exons ATGGCCTATACTTTGCCAAATCTGTCTACCAATCTGCTCCATTCCAAAGACAAACTCCCCGTagtccaccaccaccaccaccacctatCTCCGCTCTCCTCGGCCTCTTCCTCCGACCTCCTCCTCGACATTCCACTCCTTTCTGCGTCTGCTAGGGTTGTCCAGGTCAATAGAGCTCCTCCTTCCTTGCAAAAGGAACGTAATAATGACCATAACAACGACGATTTCTACGTTAATTTGGGTTTAGCTGTTCGCACTCTCCGCGAAGATCTCCCTTTAATCTTCACCAAAGACCTCAATTACGATATATACAG GGATGATATCACATTTGTAGATCCATTGAACACGTTTAACGGTATTGAGAGGTACAGATTGATCTTCTGGGCATTGAGATTTCATGGTAGAATTCTATTCAGAGAGATATCTCTACAAGTTATGAGGATTTGGCAACCCTCAGAGAATGTGATATTGATTCGATGGAACTTGACGGGTATACCTCGTGTCCCCTGGGAAGCCAAAGGCCAATTCCAGGGCACTTCTACCTATAAATTGGATCGAACTGGCAAAATTTATGAACACAAAGTAGATAACTTGGCTTTCAATTTCCCTCAGCCGCTCAGGCCAGTATCGCCTTCTGTTCTGGATTTGGTTACTGCTACTCCTAACCCTACATTCTCGTTGGACTCGAATTCCCCTTCCTCATCATGGCTGCTCTTTTATCGCTCTGTCAAGGAGACGTTGGATCGTCAAAGTCCTTTGATTGCTCAAGATTGCTTGCTTACTTGTCCCTAg